Proteins encoded in a region of the Vitis riparia cultivar Riparia Gloire de Montpellier isolate 1030 unplaced genomic scaffold, EGFV_Vit.rip_1.0 scaffold611_pilon_pilon, whole genome shotgun sequence genome:
- the LOC117910110 gene encoding uncharacterized protein LOC117910110, with amino-acid sequence MPKYGPAFGMATNSSSSTSDIIISSSSSSHQMETSHLPITAHKLNGQNYLQWSQSILMFIRGKEKDDYITGASAAPETTASTYKKWIAENNMVMSWLVNSMTLDIGENFLSFDTAKEIWDIAKETFSDKENTYEIIQIEGILHDLRQGNLTVTEYFNTLTRLWRQLDTFEVHNWNCVTDGLLYKKIVEGKRVFKFLLGLNKNLDEIRGRIMGVKPLPSLREAFSEVRREESRKNLMMGSHQQLNMAESSALKTQFAPFDNRQKIKGGRPWCDHCRKPGHSRETCWKIHGKPVDWKPRQPLEKEGRGNHVATDEQSPQPEASPFNKEQMEMLQKLLSPLLSVQSQTGSSSNQLIGSGTLAHKGFGFGEDDWQC; translated from the exons ATGCCTAAATACGGTCCAGCCTTTGGAATGGCTACCAACTCATCATCCTCTACTTCTGATATCATCATCTCATCGTCTTCATCCTCTCATCAAATGGAAACCTCTCATCTGCCAATCACAGCCCATAAACTGAATGggcaaaattatttgcaatggtctcaatccatattaatgtttatacggggaaaggagaaagatgactacatcACTGGAGCTTCGGCGGCACCAGAAACCACAGCATCAACCTACAAGAAGTGGATAGCAGAAAATAATATGGTCATGTCCTGGCTAGTCAACTCTATGACCCTTGacattggtgaaaattttctgtCATTTGATACTGCCAAAGAAATCTGGGACATTGCAAAAGAAACTTTCTCAGACAAGGAAAACACATATGAAATCATCCAGATTGAAGGCATCCTCCACGATTTGCGTCAAGGAAACCTTACGGTAACTGAATATTTCAATACTCTTACTCGTCTATGGCGTCAACTTGATACGTTTGAGGTTCATAACTGGAATTGTGTTACAGATGGTTTGTTGTATAAAAAGATTGTCGAAGGGAAACgtgtgtttaaatttttgttaggtttgaaCAAAAATCTTGATGAAATCAGAGGAAGAATCATGGGAGTAAAACCTCTACCTAGCCTCAGAGAGGCATTCTCTGAAGTGCGTCGTGAAGAAAGTCggaaaaatctcatgatggGATCCCATCAACAACTGAATATGGCAGAAAGCTCGGCTCTTAAGACTCAATTCGCTCCTTTTGACAACcgtcaaaaaattaaaggaggtaGACCTTGGTGTGATCATTGCAGAAAGCCGGGACACTCAAGAGAAACTTGCTGGAAGATTCATGGAAAGCCAGTAGATTGGAAGCCACGTCAACCACTTGAGAAAGAAGGACGAGGCAATCATGTGGCTACCGATGAACAATCGCCACAACCTGAAGCTAGCCCTTTTAATAAGGAGCAAATGGAGATGCTTCAGAAACTACTGTCTCCTCTTTTGTCAGTACAGTCACAAACTGGCTCATCTTCCAACCAGCTCATTGGTTCCGGAACCTTGGCtcacaaag GATTTGGattcggggaagacgattggcaatgctga
- the LOC117910111 gene encoding probable polyamine transporter At1g31830, with protein sequence MQSPPRATQNDAAGIPTPTDKTSREEASAMGECKGVEYVGVDVDEVAPLGVDNFKKVSVLPLVFLIFYEVSGGPFGTEDVVKAAGPLLALLGFLIFPFIWSIPEALITAEMGTMFPENGGYVVWVSSALGPYWGFQLGWMKWFSGVIDNALYPVLFLKYLCSTVPALSGGLPKIAVVLALIVVLTYMNYRGLTIVGRVAIVLGLFSILPFVIMGLLSIPKLKPSNWLVVEKDVNWSLYLSTLFWNLNYWDSISTIAGEVENPKKTLPMALFCALILVVRSYFFPLLIGTGALSLDREAWTDGHFSNVAKMIGGVWLSWWINGAAAASNLGMFIAEMSSDSFQLLGMAERGMLPSVFAKRSRYGTPLIGILLSASGALLLSGMSFQDTIAAENFLYCFGMILEFIAFVRLRIKYPVASRPYKIPLGTIGSILMCIPPTILICITVALSSLKVVVVSLTVMIIGLLVQPCLKCAERRKWLKFSVSSNLPDLNGENNENVIPLVD encoded by the exons ATGCAGAGTCCACCGCGCGCTACTCAAAACGATGCTGCCGGAATCCCGACTCCAACTGATAAG ACGTCAAGGGAAGAGGCTTCTGCAATGGGGGAATGCAAAGGTGTGGAATATGTGGGTGTGGATGTTGATGAAGTAGCTCCTCTTGGGGTAGATAACTTCAAGAAAGTTTCAGTCTTACCACTTGTTTTCCTCATCTTCTATGAGGTTTCAGGGGGGCCATTTGGCACTGAGGACGTTGTGAAAGCTGCTGGCCCTCTTCTAGCCCTACTCGGGTTTTTGATCTTTCCCTTCATATGGAGCATTCCCGAAGCGTTAATCACAGCTGAAATGGGCACCATGTTCCCTGAAAATGGTGGGTATGTGGTTTGGGTGTCGTCTGCTTTGGGGCCTTATTGGGGGTTTCAGCTAGGCTGGATGAAATGGTTTAGTGGTGTTATTGACAATGCTCTATACCCAGTTCTGTTTCTGAAATATTTGTGTTCCACTGTCCCTGCTTTAAGTGGCGGCTTACCAAAAATTGCAGTGGTTTTAGCTTTGATTGTAGTTCTCACTTACATGAACTACAGGGGTTTAACCATTGTGGGTAGGGTTGCTATTGTGCTGGGTTTGTTTTCAATCCTTCCATTTGTAATTATGGGACTTCTTTCGATTCCAAAGTTGAAGCCCTCCAATTGGTTGGTGGTAGAAAAGGATGTGAATTGGAGTTTGTATTTGAGCACTCTCTTTTGGAACCTGAACTACTGGGACTCAATCAGTACTATTGCAGGGGAGGTGGAAAACCCAAAAAAGACTCTTCCAATGGCACTGTTTTGTGCCCTGATCTTGGTCGTCCGCAGCTATTTCTTCCCTCTATTAATTGGCACTGGTGCTCTTTCTCTTGATCGTGAGGCTTGGACTGATGGGCATTTCTCAAATGTTGCCAAAATGATAGGGGGAGTCTGGTTGAGTTGGTGGATTAATGGGGCTGCTGCAGCGTCGAATCTGGGGATGTTTATAGCTGAAATGAGCAGTGATTCCTTCCAACTTTTGGGGATGGCAGAGCGGGGAATGCTTCCCAGTGTCTTTGCCAAAAGGTCGCGCTATGGCACCCCACTCATTGGAATTCTATTGTCAGCCTCTGGAGCGCTTTTGCTTTCAGGGATGAGCTTTCAAGATACAATAGCTGCAGAAAACTTCTTGTATTGTTTTGGAATGATTTTGGAGTTCATAGCATTTGTTCGATTGAGGATTAAATACCCAGTTGCTTCTCGCCCATACAAGATACCTCTTGGGACAATTGGATCTATTCTTATGTGTATTCCTCCAACCATATTGATCTGTATCACGGTGGCTCTTTCTTCACTCAAAGTTGTGGTAGTGAGTCTTACTGTTATGATCATTGGACTTCTGGTGCAGCCTTGTCTAAAATGTGCTGAGAGAAGGAAATGGCTTAAATTCTCAGTGAGTTCCAATCTCCCTGACCTTAATGGTGAAAATAATGAGAACGTCATACCTCTAGTGGATTAA
- the LOC117910116 gene encoding probable polyamine transporter At1g31830: MESPPSAPQNDVVGVPTPTVETSKEEAPAMGECKGAEYVGVDVDEVAPLGVDNFKKVSVLPLVFLIFYEVSGGAFGIEDAVRAAGPLLALLGFLIFPFIWSIPEALITAEMGTMFPENGGYVVWVSSALGPYWGFQLGWMKWFSGVIDNALYPLLFLDYLSPTVPALSGGLPRIAAVLALIVVLTYMNYRGLTIVGWAAVLLGLFSILPFVIMGLVSIPKLKPSRWLVVEKDVNWSLYLTTLFWNLNYWDSISTIAGEVENPKKTLPMALFCALILVVRSYFFPLLIGTGALSLDREAWTDGYFSYVAKMIGGVWLSWWIAGAAAASNLGMFVAEMSSDSFQLLGMAERGMLPSVFAKRSRYGTPLIGILLSASGVLLLSWMSFQETIAAENFLYCFGMILEFIAFVRLRIKYPAAPRPYKIPLGTIGSILMCIPPTILICIMVALSSLKVVVVSLVVVIIGLLLHPCLKCAERKKWFKFSVSSDLPDLNGENDENVVPLVD, translated from the exons ATGGAGAGTCCACCGAGCGCTCCTCAAAACGATGTCGTCGGAGTCCCGACTCCAACCGTTGAG ACGTCAAAGGAAGAGGCTCCTGCAATGGGGGAATGCAAAGGTGCGGAATATGTGGGTGTGGATGTTGATGAAGTAGCTCCTCTTGGAGTAGATAACTTCAAGAAAGTTTCAGTCTTACCACTTGTTTTCCTCATCTTCTATGAGGTTTCAGGGGGTGCATTTGGCATTGAGGACGCTGTGAGAGCTGCTGGCCCTCTTCTAGCCTTGCTCGGGTTTTTGATCTTCCCCTTCATATGGAGCATTCCTGAGGCGTTAATCACAGCTGAAATGGGCACCATGTTCCCTGAAAATGGTGGGTATGTGGTTTGGGTGTCGTCTGCTTTGGGGCCTTATTGGGGGTTTCAGCTAGGCTGGATGAAATGGTTTAGTGGAGTTATTGACAATGCTCTATACCCACTTCTGTTTCTGGACTATTTGAGTCCCACTGTCCCTGCTTTAAGTGGTGGCTTACCAAGAATTGCAGCGGTATTGGCTTTGATTGTAGTTCTCACTTACATGAACTACAGGGGTTTAACCATTGTGGGATGGGCTGCCGTTCTGCTGGGTTTGTTTTCAATCCTTCCATTTGTAATTATGGGACTCGTTTCGATTCCAAAGTTGAAGCCCTCCAGATGGTTGGTGGTAGAAAAGGATGTGAATTGGAGTTTGTATTTGACCACTCTCTTTTGGAACCTGAACTACTGGGACTCAATCAGTACTATTGCAGGGGAGGTGGAAAACCCAAAAAAGACTCTTCCAATGGCACTGTTTTGTGCCTTGATCTTGGTCGTCCGCAGCTATTTCTTCCCTCTTTTAATTGGCACTGGCGCTCTTTCTCTTGATCGTGAGGCTTGGACTGATGGGTATTTCTCATATGTTGCCAAAATGATAGGGGGAGTCTGGTTGAGTTGGTGGATTGCAGGGGCTGCTGCAGCGTCCAATCTGGGGATGTTTGTAGCTGAAATGAGCAGTGATTCCTTCCAACTTTTAGGGATGGCGGAGCGTGGAATGCTTCCCAGTGTCTTTGCCAAAAGGTCGCGCTATGGCACCCCGCTCATTGGAATTCTATTATCAGCTTCTGGAGTGCTTTTGCTTTCATGGATGAGCTTTCAAGAGACAATAGCTGCAGAAAACTTTTTGTATTGTTTTGGAATGATTTTGGAGTTCATAGCATTTGTTCGATTGAGGATTAAATACCCGGCTGCTCCTCGCCCATACAAGATACCTCTTGGGACAATTGGATCTATTCTTATGTGTATTCCTCCAACCATATTGATCTGTATCATGGTGGCTCTTTCTTCACTCAAAGTTGTGGTAGTGAGTCTTGTTGTTGTGATCATTGGACTTCTGCTGCACCCTTGTCTCAAATGTGCTGAGAGAAAGAAATGGTTTAAATTCTCAGTGAGTTCCGATCTCCCTGACCTTAATGGTGAAAATGATGAGAATGTCGTACCTCTAGTGGATTAA